Proteins encoded within one genomic window of Dyadobacter chenhuakuii:
- a CDS encoding HupE/UreJ family protein has translation MSEFQAYLQLGFTHITDSLGYDHILFIMALCTVYTLIDWKKVIVLVTAFTIGHSITLALSTLGFVNVNPDWIELLIPVTIVITAVLNFFYVVPKASFSQHEKASKVRYPLALFFGLIHGLGFSNYLRSLLGKEADIVSPLLGFNVGLELGQLIIVFVILSIAFFMIEILRVQRLSWIHILSGIIVGMSLSLIINNEFLHSLLA, from the coding sequence ATGTCCGAATTCCAGGCTTACCTACAACTAGGTTTCACCCACATTACCGATTCCCTTGGCTACGACCATATCCTTTTCATTATGGCGCTTTGTACAGTATACACGCTCATCGACTGGAAAAAAGTGATCGTTTTGGTTACTGCTTTTACTATCGGCCATTCCATTACGCTCGCGCTTTCCACATTGGGTTTTGTGAATGTGAACCCGGACTGGATTGAGCTGCTCATTCCGGTTACCATTGTTATTACGGCCGTCCTTAATTTCTTTTATGTTGTTCCAAAAGCGTCTTTCAGCCAGCATGAGAAAGCTTCAAAGGTTCGTTATCCGCTCGCATTGTTTTTTGGATTGATCCACGGATTGGGCTTTTCCAATTATCTGAGGTCATTACTAGGAAAAGAAGCAGACATTGTGAGTCCGTTGCTGGGCTTTAATGTTGGACTGGAACTGGGTCAACTGATCATCGTTTTTGTCATTTTGTCCATTGCATTTTTCATGATCGAGATCCTTCGTGTCCAGCGCCTGAGCTGGATCCATATTTTATCCGGCATTATCGTCGGCATGTCGCTTTCACTGATCATTAATAACGAATTCCTGCACAGCCTTTTAGCCTAA
- a CDS encoding M14 family zinc carboxypeptidase, with amino-acid sequence MRIIISQLFFFLITLTTVTSQAQSDELPNRLFKVHDTYRETTLTQRRFKQKDILPLIAKRQGNPLYKIETVGQSFEGRTLQMIKVGTGKKKVLLWTQMHGDEPTATMASFDIFNFLEGKNDGFDDFRKELLEKTTLYFVPMLNPDGAERYQRRTMQGIDMNRDAASRQTPEAVVLKGLVDQLKPDYGFNLHDQSPRYSAGRSAKVATISFLATSYDYELNINPVRERSMQLIVGMNKVLQKYIPGQVARYSDDHEPRGFGDNVQKWGTTLVLIESGGYVGDPEKQYIRKLNFMAILSALDKIADNSLTKEKRDDYYKIPENGRWVYDLVVRNATVKQSGKSFLADLGINRNEVSYSNATKFFYYSKIEDFGDLHPQFGSEEIDAKGLTIEKGKVYPTTYKNVSEVSKLNALSLLKQGYTYVRLASDSNTRALGLYFTTTPLHVLRSGQAAPSGTPGLGNTATFILKKGAVVKYAVINGFVYDLEDFEAGKGNGIIE; translated from the coding sequence ATGCGCATTATCATTTCACAACTATTTTTCTTTCTAATTACCTTGACCACCGTTACATCCCAGGCACAGTCTGACGAGCTGCCGAACCGGCTTTTTAAAGTGCACGACACTTACCGCGAGACTACACTAACACAGCGCCGCTTCAAGCAAAAAGACATTCTTCCGCTCATCGCCAAGCGCCAGGGCAACCCGCTTTACAAGATCGAAACCGTCGGCCAGTCGTTTGAAGGCAGGACGTTACAAATGATCAAAGTCGGCACGGGCAAGAAAAAAGTGCTCCTATGGACACAAATGCATGGCGATGAGCCTACTGCAACCATGGCGAGCTTTGACATATTTAATTTCCTGGAAGGCAAAAACGACGGTTTCGACGATTTCCGCAAAGAACTGCTCGAAAAAACAACATTGTATTTTGTTCCCATGCTCAACCCCGACGGCGCCGAACGTTACCAGCGCCGCACCATGCAGGGCATCGACATGAACCGTGATGCCGCTTCCCGGCAAACGCCCGAAGCAGTGGTACTGAAAGGTTTGGTGGATCAACTGAAACCCGATTACGGCTTCAACCTGCACGACCAGAGCCCGCGCTATTCGGCTGGCAGAAGCGCCAAGGTTGCGACCATTTCCTTCCTGGCTACGTCCTACGATTACGAGCTGAATATCAACCCCGTCCGCGAGCGTTCCATGCAGCTGATCGTGGGCATGAATAAGGTTTTGCAAAAATACATTCCCGGTCAGGTTGCACGCTATTCCGACGATCATGAACCTCGTGGCTTTGGTGATAATGTTCAGAAATGGGGAACCACATTGGTTCTGATAGAATCCGGTGGCTATGTAGGCGATCCAGAAAAACAATATATAAGGAAGCTCAATTTCATGGCGATCCTTTCGGCATTGGACAAAATCGCTGACAATTCCCTTACCAAAGAAAAACGCGACGATTATTACAAAATCCCTGAAAACGGAAGATGGGTTTATGATCTCGTGGTGCGCAATGCAACAGTTAAGCAATCCGGGAAGTCGTTTCTGGCGGATCTGGGCATTAACAGGAATGAAGTAAGCTATTCCAATGCAACCAAATTCTTTTATTACAGCAAAATCGAGGACTTCGGCGACCTGCATCCGCAATTCGGCAGTGAAGAAATTGATGCAAAAGGATTAACCATTGAAAAAGGCAAGGTATATCCCACGACATATAAGAATGTAAGCGAGGTCAGTAAACTCAATGCATTAAGTCTGCTCAAACAAGGTTACACCTACGTCCGTCTTGCATCCGACAGCAACACCCGCGCCCTCGGTCTTTACTTTACAACAACGCCATTGCATGTCCTCAGAAGCGGGCAAGCTGCTCCTTCCGGAACGCCTGGATTAGGCAATACAGCAACATTTATCCTCAAAAAAGGCGCCGTAGTGAAGTATGCGGTCATCAATGGCTTCGTTTACGACCTGGAAGACTTTGAAGCCGGAAAAGGAAACGGGATTATTGAGTAA
- a CDS encoding TonB-dependent receptor — translation MNLKITSLLFFLFTTTLVYAQTGSIKGNIVDYKTKEAVIGASVVLKGSTPPIGTATDVEGNFDIQNIPTGKQTVIVSYVSYKPKEIAIEVYPNQAVLINTTIEEDVANLEEVKIVGQRQSFTDVSVITEIKQAEQIAVGISAQQIQKSQDRDASQVVRRVPGVSIQDDRFVIIRGLNERYNTVMLNDAITPSTEVDVKSFSFDLIPSTAIDRMMIYKSGAPELPGEFAGGIIKIYTKTIPDDNGFTFSLTGGYRGNTTFQNVLDYKGSSLDWTGFGAPDRALPNGFPSTKRLQNENGPSDATLNAFRNLPEFYDLKSKSVTPDLRASLGYNHKFELGNMKLTTFNNVNYSSTHQFLPTTQFRYLSFNTEKQKSDIQSSYQDELYQNNVRLGVMSNWALIINPNHKIEFRNLFNQLSNKETNFRQGYNTDNDVEVQNYAFRYESKSIYSGQLGGTHELGAHTTLKWLGALGTTIRSEPDYRRFISTRPIGSTGPFQVELVPGSNASLTRGARFYSELTEYTSSFRADLEHRFERSAYEDDESMQIKLRAGAYGEMKDRAFKARWFNLTNSGNASQELLSQAPAQLFDSQNIGRDQLYYAERTNTDDKYTAQNTLMAGYVGSYIPFTKKFNVSVGLRIENNIQKLQSRQRGSGERIRVNNPIFRFLPSANLAYNFTEKSLVRLAYSVSVNRPEFRELAPFTYYDFNFDVSRVGNPNLKTPSIQNVDLRYEFYPKEGEMISVAAFYKHFVNPIETRIRYAGSGVSFYVDNAKSAYTYGAEIELRKSLKNLTVSPFVDNLSVLLNASVINSNVLTGFAGQENDRQLQGQSPYLINAGVYYNDVNRGWQVNALYNVVGRRIFLVGDRDLQPTVYEMARNVIDLNIVKALGEHLEIKLGIQDLLNQRFRLIQDSNQDQKITSVDESYQSYRRGSYSTIGINYKF, via the coding sequence ATGAACTTAAAAATTACCTCTCTCTTATTTTTCCTCTTCACTACCACGTTGGTATACGCTCAAACGGGTTCGATTAAGGGGAACATTGTTGATTACAAGACCAAAGAAGCTGTCATCGGAGCCAGCGTTGTTTTAAAAGGTTCCACTCCACCCATCGGAACAGCAACAGATGTTGAAGGAAATTTCGACATTCAGAATATCCCCACAGGAAAGCAAACGGTTATCGTAAGCTACGTTTCTTACAAGCCGAAAGAAATTGCAATTGAAGTTTATCCAAATCAGGCGGTCCTCATCAACACAACCATTGAGGAAGATGTGGCGAACCTGGAAGAGGTTAAGATCGTAGGACAACGTCAATCCTTCACCGACGTTTCCGTTATCACCGAAATCAAGCAGGCCGAGCAAATCGCCGTTGGTATTTCTGCCCAGCAGATCCAGAAATCCCAGGATCGTGACGCTTCACAAGTGGTTCGCCGCGTGCCGGGTGTTTCTATTCAGGACGACCGCTTCGTAATTATCCGCGGTTTGAACGAGCGTTACAACACCGTAATGTTGAATGATGCGATCACGCCTTCAACCGAGGTTGACGTTAAATCTTTCTCATTTGACCTGATTCCAAGCACAGCCATTGACCGGATGATGATCTACAAATCCGGTGCACCTGAATTGCCAGGTGAATTTGCAGGTGGAATTATCAAAATTTATACAAAAACAATCCCCGACGACAACGGATTTACATTCAGCTTAACGGGCGGTTACCGCGGAAACACAACATTCCAAAATGTGCTTGATTACAAAGGCTCATCATTGGACTGGACTGGTTTCGGTGCACCGGACAGAGCACTTCCAAACGGTTTCCCTTCGACAAAAAGATTGCAAAACGAAAACGGGCCTTCGGACGCAACATTGAACGCATTCCGCAACCTGCCGGAGTTTTATGATCTGAAATCAAAATCAGTAACGCCTGACCTTCGCGCTTCACTGGGTTACAACCACAAGTTCGAGCTTGGGAACATGAAGTTGACCACATTCAATAATGTCAACTATTCATCTACACACCAGTTTTTACCAACAACACAATTCCGTTATCTGAGCTTTAATACTGAAAAACAGAAATCAGACATTCAAAGCTCGTATCAGGATGAATTGTATCAAAACAATGTCCGCCTGGGCGTGATGTCTAACTGGGCATTGATCATTAATCCGAATCACAAGATCGAATTCAGAAACCTGTTCAACCAGCTTTCTAATAAAGAGACCAACTTCCGTCAGGGTTACAATACAGACAATGATGTTGAAGTGCAGAACTACGCATTCCGTTACGAGTCCAAAAGCATTTACTCTGGCCAGTTAGGCGGAACGCACGAGCTGGGCGCACATACAACATTGAAATGGCTGGGCGCATTGGGAACGACCATCCGCAGCGAACCGGATTATCGCCGCTTTATTTCAACCCGTCCGATAGGTTCAACCGGCCCTTTCCAGGTGGAACTTGTTCCGGGAAGCAACGCCAGCTTAACAAGAGGAGCGAGATTTTATTCTGAACTAACCGAATACACGAGCTCTTTCCGCGCCGATCTTGAACACCGTTTCGAACGCAGCGCTTACGAAGATGACGAAAGTATGCAGATCAAACTTCGTGCAGGTGCTTACGGTGAAATGAAGGACAGAGCATTCAAAGCAAGATGGTTCAATTTGACCAACTCAGGCAATGCTTCACAAGAATTGCTAAGCCAGGCACCAGCTCAGCTTTTTGATTCACAAAACATTGGAAGAGATCAGCTTTACTACGCAGAAAGAACCAACACAGATGATAAGTATACCGCCCAAAACACATTAATGGCAGGTTATGTGGGTTCTTACATTCCTTTTACTAAAAAATTCAATGTGTCTGTTGGTCTGCGTATCGAGAACAACATTCAGAAACTGCAAAGCAGACAGCGTGGTAGCGGCGAACGTATCCGCGTGAACAACCCGATTTTCCGCTTCCTGCCTTCGGCTAACCTGGCTTACAACTTCACTGAAAAATCGCTGGTAAGATTGGCTTACTCGGTTTCTGTAAATCGCCCTGAGTTCCGCGAACTGGCGCCATTTACTTACTATGACTTTAACTTCGATGTGTCCCGCGTTGGTAACCCGAATTTGAAAACGCCTTCGATCCAGAACGTCGACCTGCGTTACGAGTTCTATCCAAAAGAAGGCGAAATGATTTCGGTTGCGGCATTCTACAAGCACTTTGTTAACCCGATCGAAACACGTATCCGCTACGCAGGTTCAGGCGTCTCATTCTATGTGGATAATGCAAAATCGGCTTACACTTATGGTGCTGAAATTGAGCTGCGCAAATCCCTTAAAAACCTGACTGTTTCTCCATTCGTAGACAACCTGAGCGTTTTGCTAAATGCATCTGTGATCAATAGCAATGTGTTAACAGGCTTCGCAGGACAAGAAAATGACCGCCAGCTTCAAGGACAATCGCCTTACCTGATCAATGCAGGAGTTTATTACAACGATGTGAACCGCGGCTGGCAGGTGAATGCACTTTACAATGTCGTAGGACGCCGGATCTTCCTTGTGGGTGACCGCGATTTACAGCCAACCGTTTATGAAATGGCAAGAAACGTGATCGATTTAAACATTGTGAAGGCTTTGGGAGAACATCTTGAAATCAAATTGGGAATCCAGGATCTGCTTAACCAGCGCTTCCGCCTGATCCAGGATAGCAACCAGGATCAAAAAATCACCAGCGTGGATGAGTCGTACCAGAGTTACCGCAGAGGCAGCTACTCAACCATCGGAATCAATTACAAATTTTAA
- a CDS encoding T9SS C-terminal target domain-containing protein → MKNTGKLLSLLMLGLTMFGSFSCTNDDEEDDDDIIVTPVGEMKTISGRITANTTWSASNQYLLSGFVYVESGVTLNIEPGTIIKGDGVQKGSLIVLPGAKIVAVGTPDKPIIFTSNKPAGQRKAGDWGGLIILGKAPVNKPDAVIEGENQSKFGGTDAADNSGQLKYVRIEFAGIAYETDKEINGLTFGGVGSGTEVDYVQVSYSGDDSYEWFGGAVNAKHLIAYRGLDDDFDTDNGFSGNIQYGFILRDPAVADQAGDSNGFESDNDAAGSPATPQTSAKFANVTIAMASGTPNAKFASAMRIRRNSAISVYNTLVTGEWPRSAVRIQDETTIANFTTGKIKMDGNTVAITGTPKEGVIEGTTLALFAPAASKNKVAAVADLKLSTGYNSITAKPGLLPTTGSALLTGGATLPAGFEANTVVGAFGTTDWTDKWANWDPQNANYEIQK, encoded by the coding sequence ATGAAAAACACAGGTAAACTTTTGAGCTTGCTGATGTTAGGGCTTACAATGTTCGGGTCTTTCTCTTGCACGAACGATGACGAAGAAGATGACGATGATATCATTGTAACGCCGGTAGGAGAAATGAAAACCATCTCAGGCAGAATTACCGCCAACACCACGTGGTCTGCTTCCAACCAATATCTGCTTTCAGGATTTGTTTATGTTGAATCCGGCGTAACATTGAATATCGAGCCAGGAACCATTATCAAAGGGGACGGAGTTCAAAAAGGCTCTCTGATCGTTTTGCCAGGCGCGAAAATCGTAGCAGTAGGAACACCTGACAAGCCTATCATCTTTACTTCAAACAAACCAGCCGGACAGCGTAAAGCAGGTGACTGGGGTGGATTGATCATCCTTGGAAAAGCGCCGGTTAACAAGCCAGACGCGGTAATTGAAGGAGAAAACCAGTCTAAATTTGGCGGAACAGACGCAGCTGACAATTCAGGACAGCTTAAATATGTACGTATCGAGTTCGCTGGTATCGCTTACGAAACAGATAAAGAGATCAATGGTCTTACATTCGGTGGCGTGGGTTCAGGAACAGAGGTTGATTATGTGCAGGTTTCTTACTCAGGCGACGATTCTTACGAATGGTTTGGTGGAGCTGTTAATGCAAAACATTTGATCGCTTACCGCGGTCTGGACGATGATTTCGATACAGACAATGGATTTTCAGGAAACATTCAATACGGTTTTATCCTTCGTGACCCGGCGGTAGCGGATCAGGCTGGTGATTCAAATGGCTTTGAGTCTGACAATGACGCTGCGGGCTCGCCCGCAACGCCTCAGACTTCGGCTAAATTTGCCAATGTTACGATCGCTATGGCAAGCGGAACGCCTAACGCGAAATTTGCTTCTGCTATGCGTATCAGAAGAAACTCTGCGATCTCGGTTTATAACACATTGGTGACTGGTGAATGGCCACGTTCCGCAGTAAGGATTCAGGATGAAACCACAATCGCCAACTTTACAACCGGAAAAATCAAAATGGACGGAAATACAGTGGCTATAACTGGAACTCCGAAAGAAGGTGTGATCGAAGGCACTACATTGGCGCTTTTCGCTCCTGCTGCTAGCAAAAACAAAGTGGCTGCTGTTGCTGATCTTAAACTGTCAACTGGTTACAACTCAATCACTGCTAAGCCAGGTCTTTTGCCAACGACAGGTTCTGCTTTATTGACCGGCGGCGCAACATTGCCAGCAGGATTCGAAGCAAACACAGTCGTTGGTGCATTCGGAACAACCGACTGGACTGACAAATGGGCTAACTGGGATCCACAGAATGCCAACTACGAAATTCAGAAATAA
- the hisIE gene encoding bifunctional phosphoribosyl-AMP cyclohydrolase/phosphoribosyl-ATP diphosphatase HisIE — MSETFSTIDFNKSPDGLIPAIIQDINTNKVLMLGYMSQEALERTKELGTVTFFSRSKQRLWTKGETSGNFLFVNEIAADCDGDTILIKATPAGPTCHTGADTCFGEKNSQDTRIGEASFLNYLQKEVIRERKLNPLDESYTSSLFRKGINKIAQKVGEEAVEVVIESKDDDADLFKNEVSDLLFHLLVLLEQKNIDLDEVISVLRSRHQ; from the coding sequence ATGAGCGAGACTTTTTCAACTATTGACTTTAATAAATCCCCGGACGGGCTTATACCGGCTATCATTCAGGATATCAACACCAACAAAGTGCTGATGCTCGGTTACATGAGCCAGGAAGCACTTGAAAGAACGAAGGAACTGGGGACCGTGACGTTTTTCAGCCGCAGCAAGCAGAGGCTCTGGACGAAAGGCGAAACTTCCGGCAACTTCCTTTTTGTGAACGAGATAGCCGCTGATTGCGATGGGGATACCATCCTTATCAAGGCGACTCCCGCTGGCCCAACCTGCCACACCGGAGCAGATACATGCTTTGGGGAAAAAAATAGTCAGGATACCCGAATCGGGGAAGCATCTTTTCTCAATTACCTGCAAAAGGAAGTAATCCGGGAAAGAAAATTAAACCCCCTGGACGAGTCATACACCAGCAGCCTGTTTCGTAAGGGGATCAATAAAATAGCGCAGAAGGTGGGAGAAGAGGCCGTGGAAGTTGTGATAGAATCCAAGGATGACGATGCGGATCTTTTCAAAAATGAAGTATCCGATTTGCTTTTTCACCTGCTCGTCCTTTTGGAGCAGAAAAACATTGACTTAGATGAGGTAATTAGCGTACTTCGTAGCCGTCATCAATAA
- the hisH gene encoding imidazole glycerol phosphate synthase subunit HisH: MKTVIIKYNAGNVQSVMYALDRIGASYLYTDDVEEIRSADKVIFPGVGEASTTMNYLRKVGLDKVIPTLKQPFFGTCIGMQLMCRFSEENNTECMGIFDVDVKRFPATPDLKVPHMGWNNITGYKTPLTTGLPDNAYVYFVHSYAAPVCEYTVASCEYVLPFSAMLHRDNFYAAQFHCEISGDAGQQILKNFLNIV; this comes from the coding sequence ATGAAAACAGTCATTATTAAATACAATGCAGGCAATGTGCAGTCGGTCATGTACGCCCTCGACCGCATTGGCGCAAGTTACCTGTACACCGACGATGTTGAAGAAATCCGGTCGGCGGATAAGGTCATTTTTCCGGGTGTGGGCGAGGCCAGCACAACGATGAACTACTTGCGCAAAGTGGGCTTGGATAAAGTCATTCCGACATTGAAGCAGCCTTTTTTCGGAACTTGTATCGGCATGCAGCTCATGTGCCGGTTTTCGGAGGAAAATAACACGGAATGCATGGGGATTTTCGATGTGGACGTAAAACGGTTCCCTGCAACACCAGACTTAAAGGTGCCGCATATGGGCTGGAACAACATTACAGGCTATAAAACTCCGCTTACCACGGGTTTGCCCGACAATGCTTATGTTTACTTCGTGCATAGTTATGCCGCGCCGGTTTGCGAGTACACCGTTGCCAGCTGCGAATATGTGCTTCCGTTCAGTGCTATGCTGCATAGGGACAACTTTTATGCAGCGCAATTTCACTGCGAGATAAGCGGCGACGCGGGGCAGCAGATCCTGAAAAACTTTTTAAACATTGTTTAA
- the hisF gene encoding imidazole glycerol phosphate synthase subunit HisF, translated as MLTKRIIPCLDVKDGRTVKGVNFVNLRDAGDAVELGALYAAHGADELVYLDITATVDGRSTFIDLVRKVAHTINIPFTVGGGISSIADVSALLHAGADKVSINSAAVKNPDLINELSLEFGSQCIVVAIDTRYIETENGQEHIVHTHGGRKPTELRTIPWAKEVEDRGAGEILLTSMDTDGTKAGFALELTATISGNANIPVIASGGAGNMEHFYDVFTAGKADAGLAASIFHFREIDIPDLKKYLHDKNLPMRMTR; from the coding sequence ATGCTAACAAAACGAATAATCCCATGTCTGGATGTAAAGGACGGGCGAACAGTGAAGGGCGTTAATTTCGTCAATCTTCGCGACGCGGGCGACGCGGTGGAATTGGGAGCATTATACGCGGCCCACGGTGCGGACGAGCTGGTTTACCTGGACATTACGGCCACGGTTGACGGCCGTTCCACATTCATTGACCTTGTGCGGAAAGTGGCGCACACCATTAACATTCCATTTACGGTAGGCGGCGGGATTTCCTCTATTGCGGACGTTTCTGCATTGCTGCATGCGGGTGCGGATAAGGTTTCGATCAATTCGGCGGCGGTAAAAAATCCGGATCTCATCAATGAGCTTTCGCTGGAATTTGGAAGCCAGTGCATTGTGGTTGCGATTGACACGCGTTACATTGAAACGGAAAACGGGCAGGAGCACATTGTCCACACGCATGGCGGGCGTAAACCTACCGAACTCCGGACCATTCCCTGGGCAAAAGAAGTGGAAGACCGTGGTGCCGGCGAAATTTTACTTACTTCGATGGACACCGACGGAACCAAGGCTGGTTTCGCTTTGGAGCTTACGGCAACCATCAGCGGAAATGCGAACATTCCGGTGATCGCTTCCGGTGGGGCGGGAAATATGGAGCACTTTTACGATGTTTTTACTGCCGGAAAAGCCGATGCGGGCCTGGCAGCAAGTATTTTCCACTTTCGGGAGATTGATATTCCGGATCTGAAAAAATACCTTCACGATAAAAACCTGCCTATGCGTATGACGCGCTGA
- the hisA gene encoding 1-(5-phosphoribosyl)-5-[(5-phosphoribosylamino)methylideneamino]imidazole-4-carboxamide isomerase, translating to MIEIIPAIDLIEGKCVRLTQGDYGQKTIYNENPLEVAMQFQDAGLKRLHLVDLDGAKAKKVVNWKVLEKIASKTSLHVDFGGGVQSDEDLKAVFESGAKQATGGSIAVKNPELFLNWLSVYGGEKIILGADAKKEKVAVSGWEEGTEIWVYDFVENYVDKGVKYTISTDVAKDGLLQGPSFDLYKNLQDKCPDLKIIASGGISGLADVEKLAEMNIYGVIIGKAIYENRIKLSELQRFLN from the coding sequence ATGATTGAAATAATACCAGCCATTGACCTGATCGAAGGAAAATGCGTGCGCCTTACCCAGGGCGATTACGGACAAAAAACCATTTACAATGAAAACCCGCTCGAAGTAGCGATGCAATTTCAGGATGCCGGACTGAAACGTTTACACCTGGTGGATCTGGACGGAGCGAAAGCGAAAAAAGTTGTGAACTGGAAGGTTTTGGAAAAAATCGCTTCAAAAACTTCGTTGCACGTTGATTTTGGCGGAGGCGTTCAGTCGGACGAGGATTTGAAAGCAGTGTTCGAAAGTGGCGCAAAACAAGCTACCGGCGGTAGCATTGCAGTTAAGAATCCTGAGCTTTTTTTGAACTGGCTTTCTGTTTACGGAGGCGAAAAGATCATTCTCGGAGCCGATGCAAAGAAAGAGAAAGTAGCAGTAAGCGGCTGGGAAGAGGGGACGGAGATCTGGGTTTACGATTTTGTTGAGAATTATGTTGATAAAGGTGTCAAATATACGATCAGCACGGATGTGGCGAAGGATGGTTTGCTGCAAGGCCCATCGTTTGACCTATATAAAAATTTGCAGGACAAATGTCCCGACCTGAAAATTATTGCTAGCGGCGGAATAAGTGGGTTGGCAGATGTGGAAAAGCTGGCCGAAATGAACATTTACGGTGTGATCATCGGGAAAGCAATTTACGAAAACCGGATCAAGCTGAGCGAGTTACAGCGTTTTTTGAATTAA